A genomic segment from Brienomyrus brachyistius isolate T26 chromosome 9, BBRACH_0.4, whole genome shotgun sequence encodes:
- the LOC125749606 gene encoding H-2 class II histocompatibility antigen, A-U alpha chain-like, giving the protein MRHFFSLFMLLGGLCICAKVEAHIDINVVACKTNDTDPEDMVELDGDEIFYFDLKKNDAVYTMPEFVGQLTYPTWAQGAQANHQVCLANVKVVAEAENNPPEQIDPPQVTIYPRNKVELGRSNILICSVNEFFPPPVKVKWTKNNMEVKEGVSLSRYYPNSDATFRQYSFLPFTPQKGDDYSCTVYHQGLTEPETRFWEPEFQDESDIGETAFCGIGLTLGLLGVGAGTFFLVKGNNCS; this is encoded by the exons ATGCGTCACTTTTTTTCACTCTTCATGCTTTTGGGTGGCCTGTGTATCTGTGCAAAAGTTGAAG CTCATATAGATATAAATGTTGTTGCCTGCAAGACCAATGACACTGATCCTGAGGATATGGTGGAGCTGGATGGAGAtgagattttttattttgatttaaaaaagaatGATGCGGTGTACACAATGCCGGAGTTTGTTGGCCAGTTGACCTATCCAACCTGGGCTCAGGGGGCACAGGCAAATCATCAGGTTTGCTTAGCCAATGTGAAAGTGGTTGCTGAAGCCGAAAACAACCCTCCTGAGCAGATAG ATCCACCCCAGGTCACAATATATCCCAGAAATAAAGTTGAACTCGGTAGAAGCAACATTCTGATCTGCTCTGTGAATGAGTTTTTCCCACCACCTGTCAAAGTGAAATGGACTAAAAATAACATGGAGGTGAAGGAGGGAGTGAGCCTGAGCCGCTACTACCCCAACAGCGATGCCACCTTCAGACAGTACTCCTTCCTCCCCTTCACCCCCCAGAAAGGGGATGACTACTCCTGCACTGTGTATCACCAAGGGCTGACTGAGCCTGAGACCAGGTTCTGGG AACCAGAATTTCAGGATGAGTCAGACATCGGAGAAACAGCATTTTGTGGAATCGGACTGACTCTGGGGCTGCTGGGAGTGGGAGCCGGAACCTTCTTCCTTGTCAAGGGAAACAACTGCAGCTGA
- the LOC125748866 gene encoding bromodomain-containing protein 2-like, with product MSAACLSQSVGPSKKSKPASATPHTPVPVAPPSLLPHYDSEEEEEGRPMSYDEKRQLSLDINKLPGEKLGRVVHIIQSREPSLRDSNPEGIEIDFETLKPSTLRELECYVVTCLRKKPRKPYVIKKSGSGKSREELALEKKKELERRLQDVSGQLNSTKKPQKTKGEKPSAVDPHAMVSRLSASSSSSDSSSSSSSSSSSDTRDSDSGESCK from the exons ATGTCGGCTGCCTGCCTGAGCCAGTCTGTGGG GCCCTCAAAAAAGTCCAAGCCCGCATCGGcgaccccccacacccccgtcCCTGTGGCTCCGCCCTCCCTGCTGCCCCACTACGActcagaggaggaggaagagggccGACCAATGAGCTACGACGAGAAGCGGCAGCTGAGTCTGGACATCAACAAGCTGCCGGGCGAGAAGCTGGGCCGCGTGGTTCACATCATCCAGTCCCGCGAGCCCTCGCTGCGCGACTCCAACCCCGAGGGGATAGAGATCGACTTCGAGACCCTGAAGCCCTCCACCCTGCGCGAGCTGGAGTGCTATGTCGTCACCTGTTTGCGTAAGAAGCCCCGCAAGCCCTACG TGATAAAAAAGTCGGGAAGTGGGAAGTCACGGGAGGAGCTGGCTTTGGAGAAGAAGAAGGAGCTGGAGAGAAGGCTGCAGGACGTCAGCGGGCAGCTCAACTCCACCAAGAAGCCCCAGAAGACCAAGGGTGAG AAGCCCAGTGCAGTGGACCCCCATGCCATGGTGTCACGTCTCAGTGCCAGCAGTTCAAGCTCGGACTCTTCTTCATCgtcatcctcctcatcctcatctGACACGAGAGACTCTGACTCTGGTGAATCATGTAAATGA